The Candidatus Zixiibacteriota bacterium genomic sequence TTGATGATGTTGTTCGTGATTTTCGGGTTGGAATTACTGCAACAGAGAATTCCGCCCCCCTGGTAAGTACCACCGGTAAGGGTGCCGAACCCGGCTCTAATCGTAAAACCATTTAACCGGCAGGCATTGCTTTCACCTGAATGAAAGATCACCACCGATCCGGAATCGGCCTCACTGCTCTGGGAACCGTCGATTACGGTTTCCTGCACCGTCTGCCAGCTGGAATCGTACAAAAACAATGAACTCAGGAGGATATCTTTCCCGTTCAAGTCAATGTTCTCGTAATAAACGCCAACAGCGACGAGTACCGTATCACCATCCTGGGAACCTGTAATTGCTTCCTGGATAGTAGGATAATCTTTCGGCACTTCAAATATTGCAGCGGAACTGAACGAAGCCCAACACAGCAGATATAATAATGCCGACACCAGCTTTTTAATCATGTCTAACCTAAAGTTGCAACCTACACGGTTAGTTTCTTCTAACCTTTTGGTGCCGACTTTGACAGTATAACTAATTTATCCAGAAAAGCAAGTTTTATGTTCGGTAAGAAAGTCCAATTTTATCGGTAAATTCGATACCCACAACGACAACTTGACAATCCGGGAATCCGGGGGTATAATGTAAGGTGATAATCGGCAGTAACTTGGATGAAAATAAACGACCACAAATGGGAACGACGGATCCTCGTCACCGGCGGGGCCGGATTTATCGGCGCTAATTTTTTATTGTACGAGTTACCAAAGCATCCCTCATGGCTGTTTGTAAACCTCGATAAACTGACCTACGCGGCCAATCCTGACAACCTGATCGACCTCAAAAACAGTCCAAACTACATCTTCCACAAGGGGGATATATGCGACCGCAACCTGCTGGTTGATCTGTTTGAACGTTATAATTTCGATGGACTGATCAATTTCGCCGCTGAAACTCATGTCGACCGCTCGATCATGGATCCTGATTTCTTTTTTCAAACGAACCTGATGGGTACCCTGAGTTTGCTGGAAACTGCCAGGAAATCCATGACTGCCGGGCGCGCATTTCGCTTTCACCAGGTTTCAACCGACGAAGTCTACGGAAGCCTGGAAGGCTCCGGCAGGTTCAGCGAAACAAGCCCGCACCGGCCTTCCTCGCCCTATGCCGCCAGTAAGGCTTCGGCCGACCAGGCAGTCATGGCATACCACAGGACCTACCGGATGGATACAGTTATTACCAATTGCTCCAACAACTTCGGTCCCCGCCAGTACCCCGAAAAGCTGATTCCATTGACGATCCTGAACTGTCTTTCGGGCAAATCGATCCCGATTTACGGCGACGGCCGGCAGGTTCGCGACTGGCTCTACGTGGAGGAACACTGCCGCGCGCTCGAACTTGTCTTCGAACACGGCAATAGCGGTAAAGCATATAATATATCAACCGGTTACGAGTGCGAAAATCTGGAGCTGGTCAAAATGATTTGTGAGCTTGTCGACCGTATCAGCGGCGAGACCGGTCATGCCGACCTGATAAAATTCGTGGCCGACCGTCCCGGACATGACCGCCGTTACGCGCTCGATGCATCCCGCATCGAGACCGAACTGGGATTTGAAGCCAGCTGTAAGTTCGAGCATTGTCTCGAACAGACCGTGAAATGGTATATTGAAAACAGCCGCTGGCTGAAAAATTGCCTGGGATCAAACTATCAAAAATATTACGAACGCTGGTACGGCAACAATCCGGGAGATAGCGATGCTCTACAATCCGATTAAGAAGGGGATAATCCTGGCCGGGGGACGGGGAACTCGCCTGTATCCTGCCACCAGTGTGCTTTCCAAACAGCTTCTGCCGATCTACGACAAACCGATGATCTACTACCCGCTGGCCACATTGATGGAAATGGGAATCCGGGAGATAATGATTATTTCGACTCCACTCGATCTTCCCAGGTTCGAGGCATTGTTTGGCGACGGAAGCCGTCTGGGGCTGAGATTTCGATACACCGAACAGCCGAGCCCGGAGGGGATCGCTCAGGCATACCTGATCGGACGGGAGTTTATCGGAGACGATCCGGTGGCATTGATCCTGGGAGATAATTTCTTCAGCCATTACCAGCCATTCAGGGATTATGCCACAAAGTTCAAAACCGGCGCGGTAATTTTCGGCCGTTATGTCCAGAATGCTTGTCGTTACGGGGTGATTGAAATGAATCATGCGGATCAGATTAAAAGCCTGGTGGAAAAACCCCGGAAGTCCGAATCCAATTATGCCATGACCGGTCTCTACCTGACCGATGCGCGTGTCTGCGAAATCGCCGAAAAATTGAAACCTTCGAAACGTGGAGAACTCGAGATCGTGGATGTGATGAATAATTATCTGTCATTAAACCAACTCCACGTCTGGATTATCACACGCGGTGTCGACTGGATCGATGCCGGAACCCCGTCATCACTTCAAACGGCTTCCTGGCTGGTCCAGAAACATGAAGAGAAAACCGGAAAAAAACTCGCCTGCCTCGAGGAAATCGCCTACCGTCGGGGATATATTGACGATGCGCAGGTGAACGAAATCATCGATTACTACATTGAAAGTGAATACGGTGAATACCTGTTCAAAAGGGTCAGTGAAATACGAAAGCGGAAAGAAAATGAATCCTGATTACAACATTACGGGTGTAGATATCAAACGGCTGAAAGCTTTTGAGGACCAGCGCGGATGGCTGGCGGAAATTTACCGGGCCGATGAGCTCGACGAGGGACAATTTCCGCAGATGGCCTACATCTCAATGACCCGACCGGGGATGAGTCGCGGGCCTCATGAACATCGCTGTCAAACCGACCTGTTCTGCTTTCTGGGAACTTCAGATTTTGTGTTGCTTGTATGGGACAATCGTCCAGACTCACTAACATACCGGAAGAAAGCCAGGATTGAAATTAATAGAGAAGAGCTCGTATCGGTAAAAATCCCGCCCGGAGTAGTCCATGCCTATAAAAACATGGGTGAAAACGA encodes the following:
- the rfbB gene encoding dTDP-glucose 4,6-dehydratase, with translation MKINDHKWERRILVTGGAGFIGANFLLYELPKHPSWLFVNLDKLTYAANPDNLIDLKNSPNYIFHKGDICDRNLLVDLFERYNFDGLINFAAETHVDRSIMDPDFFFQTNLMGTLSLLETARKSMTAGRAFRFHQVSTDEVYGSLEGSGRFSETSPHRPSSPYAASKASADQAVMAYHRTYRMDTVITNCSNNFGPRQYPEKLIPLTILNCLSGKSIPIYGDGRQVRDWLYVEEHCRALELVFEHGNSGKAYNISTGYECENLELVKMICELVDRISGETGHADLIKFVADRPGHDRRYALDASRIETELGFEASCKFEHCLEQTVKWYIENSRWLKNCLGSNYQKYYERWYGNNPGDSDALQSD
- a CDS encoding NTP transferase domain-containing protein gives rise to the protein MLYNPIKKGIILAGGRGTRLYPATSVLSKQLLPIYDKPMIYYPLATLMEMGIREIMIISTPLDLPRFEALFGDGSRLGLRFRYTEQPSPEGIAQAYLIGREFIGDDPVALILGDNFFSHYQPFRDYATKFKTGAVIFGRYVQNACRYGVIEMNHADQIKSLVEKPRKSESNYAMTGLYLTDARVCEIAEKLKPSKRGELEIVDVMNNYLSLNQLHVWIITRGVDWIDAGTPSSLQTASWLVQKHEEKTGKKLACLEEIAYRRGYIDDAQVNEIIDYYIESEYGEYLFKRVSEIRKRKENES
- a CDS encoding dTDP-4-dehydrorhamnose 3,5-epimerase, which codes for MNPDYNITGVDIKRLKAFEDQRGWLAEIYRADELDEGQFPQMAYISMTRPGMSRGPHEHRCQTDLFCFLGTSDFVLLVWDNRPDSLTYRKKARIEINREELVSVKIPPGVVHAYKNMGENEGLILNAPNKLYAGRKRREEVDEIRYEDDPGSPFKIDF